One segment of Mycolicibacterium neworleansense DNA contains the following:
- a CDS encoding cytochrome P450: MSDTAKSALPPGPPLPMVVQSALMAGYGLRFLRGCQRRYGNMFTLRIPLSGTVVYLADPADIKTVYAGDPKVFHSGEAHWFFRGLLGDSSLFVLDEDAHHILRRLTMPAFHRDAVANQASQMTEIAAANIAGWEVGKSFAVLPKTTEITLEVILRTVIGASDPARLAALRRVVPRLLYMKSWETPAITKPSLRRHHPWRGVGRRFEETDALLYAEIADRRADPNLAERTDVLAMLVRATDDDGRVMSDSELRDQLLTAIAAGHETTATALSWALERLTRHPAALAKAVQAADASAAGDPAGDEYLDAVVKETLRIRPVLFSSGRVLKEPIEVGGYRLPAGIMVDPAIGLVHASPAVYPDPDRFDPDRMLGTTLGPTTWLPFGGGNRRCLGATFAMVEIRLVLREILRRVELSTTTAADEKQRPKHVTFVPHRGGVIHVRAIRDTPLTSPASMAQAHCPANVHGSPNSQS; the protein is encoded by the coding sequence GTGAGCGATACCGCGAAATCCGCACTGCCGCCTGGTCCTCCGCTTCCGATGGTGGTGCAGTCCGCGTTGATGGCGGGTTACGGTTTGCGCTTCCTGCGCGGGTGCCAACGCCGTTACGGCAACATGTTCACGCTGCGTATTCCGCTGTCGGGCACGGTCGTGTACCTCGCGGATCCGGCTGACATCAAGACGGTGTACGCCGGCGATCCGAAGGTATTCCATTCCGGCGAAGCGCATTGGTTTTTTCGTGGACTTCTCGGCGACAGCTCGCTGTTTGTGCTCGACGAGGATGCACACCACATCTTGCGCCGCCTGACGATGCCGGCATTTCACCGTGATGCCGTGGCAAACCAGGCTTCTCAGATGACCGAGATCGCTGCCGCGAACATCGCCGGCTGGGAGGTCGGCAAGAGCTTCGCGGTATTACCCAAAACAACAGAGATCACGCTGGAGGTGATCCTGCGGACCGTCATCGGCGCCAGCGACCCGGCGCGACTGGCCGCGTTGCGCAGGGTCGTGCCGCGGCTCCTGTACATGAAGTCGTGGGAAACGCCGGCGATCACGAAACCCAGCCTGCGACGCCATCATCCGTGGCGCGGAGTGGGCCGGCGATTCGAGGAGACCGACGCCCTGCTCTACGCCGAGATCGCCGACCGCCGTGCCGACCCGAACCTCGCCGAACGCACCGACGTTCTGGCCATGCTGGTCCGCGCCACCGACGACGACGGTCGCGTGATGTCCGACAGCGAACTGCGTGACCAGCTGCTGACTGCGATCGCGGCCGGACACGAGACCACCGCGACAGCCCTGTCCTGGGCGCTGGAGCGGCTGACCCGCCACCCGGCGGCGTTGGCCAAGGCCGTCCAGGCCGCCGATGCCAGCGCAGCGGGCGATCCGGCCGGCGACGAGTACCTCGATGCGGTGGTCAAGGAGACGCTGCGGATTCGCCCGGTGCTGTTCAGCTCGGGGCGGGTGCTGAAGGAGCCGATAGAGGTGGGCGGCTACCGGCTTCCGGCCGGCATCATGGTCGACCCGGCGATCGGACTAGTGCACGCCAGCCCCGCGGTGTACCCGGATCCGGACAGGTTCGACCCGGATCGAATGCTCGGAACCACTCTCGGCCCAACCACCTGGCTGCCGTTCGGCGGCGGGAACCGTCGCTGCCTCGGTGCCACCTTTGCCATGGTCGAGATACGGCTCGTACTACGTGAGATTCTCCGCAGGGTCGAGTTGAGCACCACGACTGCAGCAGACGAGAAGCAGAGGCCGAAGCATGTCACCTTCGTGCCGCATCGCGGTGGGGTGATCCACGTTCGGGCGATCAGGG